The genomic segment TAAACATGAACACTTCACGAAACCGCTGGATGTCGCTGGCGATCGTTGCAGGCCTGGGGATTGGCGCATCGTCGGCCGCTATGGCTCACGTGGATGTCGGCGTGAACATCGGCGTGCCGGGTGTCGTTCTCGCCGCGCCCGAGCCGGTCTATGCACCGCCGCCGCCCCCGCCGCCCGTCTACGCACCGGCGCCGGTCGTCGTGGTGAGCCCAGGCTGGTACGGCGAACGTTACTACGACGGACATCGCTACTGGGAACGTCGCGAGTGGGAATCGCGTCATCACGATCAGCGCGAGTGGCATGACGCACGCGGCCCGCACGGCGACTGGCACGGTCACGACGACGGCCCGCACGGCCGTGACGACGACCATGGTCGCGGCTACCACTAATGCATCGGCTGGAGCGGCTTCGGTAACGCGGCCGCGCCGCGTACGCATTCGCGCCACCCATCCTGCAGGAGCGACGATATGGTACGCAGCGATCCACGACGCGTGACGGCGCAGGTCGACGGCACGCTCATCTGCGCGGAATATAGCGAGCAGACCGGGCAATTGTGCTTGCGGCAGGACGGCACGCTATTGCGCGAATGGTTTCCGCCGCACTCGTGGATGGCGATCGCTTCGGTCGCGGGTGCGCGTCATTGGGGCACGCGTCCCAGCGACGACGATCTGCTGGCGCTGCTACGCAACGAGCTGGTGTTGTTGCGCGTGATCTGATGATGCAAACAAAAAAGCGCACGAAGAGTCAATGACTCATCGTGCGCTTTTTCAATTCTGGTGCGCTGTTTCGTTGTAACCGGATGCTGGCGGCAACGCTCAACGTGCGTTGTAAATCGGCGGCGAATACGAGCTTACCGTGGTGCTGCCGCCTCGACCGGATTGCCACGTACCGTGGCTGCCTGAACCATAACCGCTGTTGTCGACCTGGGCTGCGTTCTGCCGACCCGACGCCTGAGCCTGCGTGGCCTGCGTATCTTGCGAAACGCCCTGATCAGCCGACTGCGCAAACGATGCAACCGGCGCAGCAAGAACGACAGCAATAGCAACAGCTTGAATGAGCGACTTCATGAAACCACCTCCGGGGATTGTCTCTGTGCGGGCTGCCGATGCAACTTGTGAGGCAGCGTTAGACAAAGTGTAGGTGGCGCGAGGTGCGAGATAAATCCATCAATCATGAATTCACTGTTGTGTTTCGCACGACAATGAAAAAGCGGCTGCCAGAGCGTAATTACCAGCACACGGCAGCCGCTTTTGCGATGCAGCAATCATTTCCCTGCCATAGCGGCGACTGCTCCCTTTGACGATGCCCCATCCTCGGGCACGCGCCGCATCATCAGATATACGCCGCCGGCCGCAATGACCGCCGGCACGCAAAGCAGGCTGAAGACCGCGCCGAATTGCCAGCCGAGTCCCATTAGCGCGGCGCCTACCAATGCCCCTGCCACACCGCCAATGCGCCCCACGCCGAGCATCCACGCGACGCCTGTTGCACGTGCCCGCGTCGGATAGAAACTCGCGGCAAGGGCCGACATCGACGTGACCGCGCTGGTGGCGACCGCGCCGGTGAGGAAAATCAGCGTGCCGAGCCACAGTTGATGTCCGACGCCTTGTCCCACGAGCAAAACGAGCACGCCAACGAGTGCATAGGTCAACGCGACGACGCGGTGTCCGACGAAGCGGTCCATGATCCAGCCGACGCACAGGTTGCCGAGCACACCGCCGAGCGGAAACAGCGACGTCATCAGCGCCGCTTTTTCGGCTGAAAAACCGGTGTCTTTGAACAGCGTGGGCAGCCAGTTCGTGAGCAGGTAGTAAATCAGCAGCCCCATGAAATACGCGAGCCACAGCATCTGGGTGCCAAAGCGATAGCGCGATGACAGCACGACGGCGAGTGCCCATTGAGCGCGTGTGCCGTCGCCGCTGTGTCCTCGCGCATCGGATGCGTGGGTCACGTGCCCCGCGCGATCATCGCGCGCGACGAAGCGGCATCGTTCCAGATTGATGTGCGGCGCAATGCGCTGCAGTATCCGCGCGATACGTTGATCCGCTTTCCTGCGCACGGCGAGAAACTGCACCGACTCCGGCAGTAACAGAATCAGCAACACGGTCAGCACGATCGGGCCCACACCGCCTGCGACGAGCACACTGGGCCAGCCGAAATGTGGAATCAGCCATGCGGACGCAAGACCGCCAAGCGCGAGTCCACATGAAAATCCGCAGAACATCGCATTCACGGCCACCGCGCGAATTCGAGCGGGCGCGTATTCGGACATGAGCGTGACGGCATTCGGCATCGCCGCACCGAGACCCAGGCCGGTGAAAAACCGCAGCAGCGTGAGCGACTCGATCGAGGTCGCGCGAGCGGCGGCGAGACTCCACAGTCCAAAGAAAAATACCGATAAAGCCAGCACCGTCTTACGTCCGATACGATCCGCAAACGGACCGGCCGCGAGCGCGCCGATTCCGAGTCCGACGAGCGCCGCGCTCATCACCGGACCGAGCGAACTCCGCGCAATGCCCCACTGCTGCACCAGCGAAGGTGCGATGAAGCCGACTGCGGCGGTATCGAAACCATCGGCGGCGACGACCAGAAAGCACAGCACGAGAATCGTCCATTGAAACGGCGAGAAGCGTTGTTCGTCGATGAACACCTGAACATCCACGCTGCGGTCGGGGCTTGTCATAACGCGCCTCCGTGCCCGCCAGTTTCTGACGTTAAACGTGTTTCCAGATCATGCGGATGCAGAGCGGCCGCCCTGCAGGGTTGGGGCTGATTCATTGCGGTGTCTCCGTGATATGACGTGATGATTTTTTATTTTTCGAATGCTGCCGATGCTGCCGATGTTGCTGTTGCCAGGCCCTGAATCTGAACCGCACACGCGATACGTCTAATACGCCGCGCCATACGCATGCCAGCCACCGTCCACGCTCAGCGTCGTGCCGGTGATATAGCTCGCGGCGTCGGATGCGAGAAAACCGATTGCCCGCGCGATTTCATCAGGGCGCGCGAGCCGGCCCATTGGCGTGCGCTTTTCGATCGACTGGAGATTCATCTGCCCGTTGCGTTCGAGCGCTTCGACCAGTTCAGTCGCGACGTAGCCTGGCGCAACGGCATTCACGCGAATCCCTTCGCGTGCCCATTCGCACGCGAGCGAGCGGGTCATCGCGACGATGCCGGCTTTGGCCGCGCTGTACGCGTTGCGTTGCGGGATACCCGCGAGCCCCGCAATCGACCCGAGATTGACGATTGCGCCGCTGCGCTGCGCGAGCATCAATTTCGCGGCCTCGCGGCAAGCGAGAAAAGTGCCTCGCAAATGGATATCGACAAGGCGGTCGAATGCGTCGATGTTCTGCTCGATGGTGGGATACGGCTGATCGCTATTGCCAGCATTGTTGACGAGTACATCCAGTCTGCCGAAGCGTTCGACGCACGCACTGACCAGCGCGATCACGTCTGCTTCGATAGCCACGTCGGCAGCAATACCCAGGTGAGCCTCGCCCAACTCCTCAGCGCGGCGACGCGCACGTTCGGCGTGCAGGTCTGCAACGACCACGCTGTATCCGTCTTGTGCAAAGCGCTGCGCGGTCGCCCAACCGATGCCACTCGCGCCACCTGTCACGATCGCGACGCGTCGTGTTGGTTCGTTCATGTCTGTCTCCTCCGTGATCGCGCCGTTAGCGAAGCATGGCCAGGCTCCTGAAATCGACGCGTTTAATAATCCGGCTCTCCTGCGCGACGATCAGATGCGCGGACGCCTGCAGATAAGCGGGCCATTCGGGATCGGCATCGCGCGCGGTGCGGCGCTGGTCGTAATCGCCGATGCTTTCGTAGCCCCATAGATGCACCACCTGATTCAACGCACCGATGTCGCTCATGTAGAAGCCAACCGGCGCACCGAGATACTTCACCTGGATCGGCATCGCCAGCCGGTCGAATACGTCGATGAATTCCGCCATGCCGCGCGGACGAATCGTATAAATGCGGTGATCGACAAAGGGTTTGCCGCTGCTCATGTGCCTGTCCTCAATGCTGTTTTCGATGCCTGCGATGCGTCTGGCTGGCTTTGCGCTGGCGCGGCGGCATCGCTCACCCCTGCGAGATGGCGGCCGGTGATGTAGCCGAAGGTCATGATCGGTCCGAGCGTGATGCCCGCGCCCGGATAGTTGCCGCCCATCACGCTCGCCCGGTCGTTGCCGACGGCATACAGGCCGGGAATCGGTGCGCCCGCTTCGTCGAGCACTTCGCCGGTGACCTTCGTCGAGATTCCATCGAAGGTGCCGAGGTCGCCCATCAGCACTTTCAACGCGTAGTACGGGCCGTCGCCGATTGGCGCAACGCAGGGGTTAGGCCGCTGTTCCGGGTCCGCCAGATAGCGGTTAAACGACGTCGTGCCCCGGCCGAATTCGGTGTCTTCGCCGCGAGCAGCGCCGACGTTGTAGTGCTTAACGGTTGCCTCTAAAACCTGTCCGTCGAGCCCAGCATTGCGCGCGAGTTCAGCCAGCGTTCGCCCCATGGTCAGATAGCCATTGCGCAACAGCGGACCGAGCGGCACCGGCGCGGGCTTCGCAAAACCAAGCCCGTATTTGCGGATCGTCGCGTGATCGCAGATCAGCCACATCGCGGTTTCCCGCTCGTTCGCGCACGCTTCGATCATCGCCGCGCCCACGTCGTGATACGAATTCGCTTCGTTCGTGAAGCGCTTGCCCGCGCGCGTCACGCCGATAATGCCGGGCTTGTAGCGATCCAGAAGATGCGGAAACACGCCGACACTGCCGTCGCGCATCGGCACGCGCGACACCGGCATCCAGGCCGCCGGTTGCGGATAACGGATCGCCACTTTCGCGCCGAGTCGTTCCGCCATGCCGACACCGTCCCCGGTATTGCCTGGGGGCACCGGCGACACGTGTTCGCCGCCGCGCTTCAGATGCGGGTACGCGGTCGCAATACGCGCTACGTCATGTGAAAAACCGCCACATGCAAGCACGACACCGCGCCGCGCGACGATTCGAATTTCACCGTCTGCTCCACTGACAAGCGCACCGGTTACGCGCTGACCTGTCGTCGTCAATTCACGCGCTGCGGTATTCGTGTGAATCGGAATGCCCAGATCGAGCGCCGATCTAGCCAGACGTGCGGCGAGCGCATTGCCGCTCGTCACCTGCACGCCGCGCCGGTATAACGCGAGGTCTTTCAGATGGCCCGCAAGGCGTTTCGCCACATAAATCGCCGACTTCAGCGAACGCGTCGCATTGAAAAAGTGCTTGAGATCCGCGTTCGACGAATTGAACATCATGCCGATAAACGTGATCGTGCTGAGCGGCGGACGCAGCCGCACGATGTCCTTGCCGAGCGCCCGCGCATCGAATGGCGCGGCCACCACCGAGCGGCCGATATCCACTCCGCCGTCCACGTTCGGGTGATAGTCGGGATACAGCGTCGGCACGAACTTGACCGTGGTTTCCTTCTCGAAGAAATCGAGCATTTGCGGACCCGTGTCGAGAAAGGCATCGACGGCGGCCGCGTCGAAAAATTCGCCGGTTTCGTGGCGCATGTACCTGAGCGCCGCTTCGCGCGTGTCGTGCACCTGGTTGCTGTGCGCGTGACGATTACCGGGGATCCACAATACGCCGCCCGAAAACGCAGTGGTGCCGCCAAAGAACGGCTCCTTCTCGATCACGATCACGTCGAGCCCCTGCTTGCGTGCAGTGATCGCCGTGGAGAGGCCGCCTGCCCCCGAGCCGATGACGAGCACGTCGCAAGTCAACACGGCGTTTCGCGTGGTGTCAGTCATGATGGTTGTCCTTGAGATGGCTTAGCGTGCAGCAAACTGCACGGCTTCGAAACCGGGGCGCGGCACGAGGTCCATCAACATGCTTTCGAGTCCGCCATCGACCACGATCTCTGCGCCGTTCACATACGCGGCTCGCGCGCTCGCGAGAAACGCGACTACGTCTGCGATATCCTGCGGCTCGCCAATTCGGCGGCTTGCCGTCATCGCGCTACGGCGCTGTTCGATATCGCCGTGCTCGTAAAAGGCGGCGGACAGCGGTGTGCGGATCATGCCGGGACACACGGTATTGCTGCGGATGCCGCGTGGCCCCCACTCCGCCGCCAACTGTTTCGACAGCATTGCCACGCCCGCCTTGCCGGGGCTATACGCGCCGCTATAAGTTTGCGGATGATGTGCGGCCACCGAAGCCACATGCACAATCGCGCCCGCGCGCTGCTTCAACATACCGTGACCGAACTGTTGCGAGCACAGCATGTAGCCGGTGAGATTCACGCGTAGCATCGCGTTCCACGCTTCAAGGCCGATTTCCTCGATGCCTCCGGGACGCAGCAGGCCCGCATTATTCACGAGCACATCGGCCACGCCGAACGCTGCTTCGACCCCGGCCACCGCGCCACGCACGCTATCTATGTCGCCGATATCGCAGGCGAATGCGAGTGCTTCGACACCGTTTTCGTTTAGCGTCTGCGCGAGTGCACGGCATTTTTCTTCGTCACGGTCGAGTAACGCGACGCGTGCGCCTGCATCGCCGAGCACGCGCGCAATGGCGCTGCCTATGCCGCCCGCAGCACCGCTGACTACGCAAACCTTGCTGTCGAGCGCGAGCCAGTGTCGTGAATTCCCACGATCACCAGCCGTATCAATTTGATTAGCCATCCGAATCTCCATGATTTTAATTCTGGCTACGGTCCGCAGGACGACGTTACCGCCGTGCTTTCGAATCGTCCCATCCATGGAAAAAAGTATAGCGATGCGAGTGCAGGAGAAATTGGACAAAGGGAGCGCATCGCAGGACAATCCGTACACAGGAGACAAAACCGCATGAGGAAAATCCCTAACTACGATCTGTACGGAGAATCGGCTCGGCCGCCGTGGTACGACGCATTCAATTTCGAATGGATCGCCGAGCGCAGCCGTCCTAACGACTGGCATATCGCCGCGCATCGTCACGACGCGTTATTGCAGATTCTGTACATCCGCAGTGGCGGCGGTCATGTGTTGATCGAGAGCGAGAAGCTCTCCATTGAACCACCATGCATTCTGCTGATTCCCGCGCAAACAGTGCATGGTTTCGTGTTTTCGCCCGATGTGGACGGACTCGTGATTACTGCCGCACAACGTGCGCTGGAGTCGATTTCAAAGGCAGTGTCACCGGGGCTATTGCCGGTGCTGCAACGTCCCGCGCTGATCCCCGTTCGCCCTGTTCTCGGCGAAGGCACGTTGATGCCGCTATTCGGTTTGCTGGAGCAGGAATTTCGCGGCAGCGCGCGTGGCCATATCGCCGCGGGCATGTCTCTGATGATTGCACTTTTTGTACAGGTGGCGCGATTGACCGACGCAGCGTCGGCAACCGGCGCGGCTGTCAACGACCGGCGCGCTGCGCAGATCAAACGGCTGCGTGAACTGGTCGCTGCGCATGTTCGCGAGCATCAGCCCATCGAGTTCTATGCGGGGAAATTGGGCGTGACTGCAGCGCAATTGGGTCGTATCTGCCGCGACGAATTGGGTCAGTCACCCATGTCGCTTGTCAACGATCAGTTGATACGCGAGGCGCAACGCGATCTGGTTTATTCAGGCATGACCATCAAACAGATTGCGCATGCGCTCGGTTTCGAAGACTCGGCGTATTTCAGCCGCTATTTTCGTAAGCAGACGGGCGTCACGCCTACGGAGTTTCAGGCGGCAGCGCATCGGGATTTATCGCTCAACTGAAACGTGCGTCCCGATGCCTGAATGTCGCGCGAAAAAATCAGACTGCTGCGACGCCGACGTAATTTTCCGCCATCGCCATCGCTGCGGGACGTGACGTCGTCACGTATTCGAGTTCGGCGACCTGAAGCTGTTGCTCGAACGGCGACGCGCCTTCAATGCGGTGCATCATGCTGGTCATCCAGTACGAGAAATGCTCGGCGCGCCAGATGCGTTTGAGCGCAGTTTCGCTATAACCGTCGAGCAGATCGGTGCGGTTTTCCACGTAGAACGCGTTCAGCGCTCTGGTCAACACGCGCACGTCGGCGACGGCCAGGTTCAAACCCTTAGCGCCAGTGGGCGGCACGATGTGCGCCGCGTCGCCGGCAAGAAACAGGCGGCCGTGCTGCATCGTCGCCGTTACGAAACTGCGCATGCCGACAATGTTCTTCTGGAAAATCTTGCCGTCGACAATCTTCTGACCGTCGTGCGAATCGACACGTGCGTGCAATTCCGCCCAGATGCGATCGTCGGACCAGTTCTCGACCGAGTCTTTCGGATCGCACTGGAAGTACATGCGCTGCACGTTCGGCGAGCGCGTGCTGATCAACGCAAAGCCGCGATCGTGGCGAGCGTAGATCAGTTCGTCCGACGACGGCGGCCCTTCGCACAGGATGCCGAACCAACCGAACGGGTACACACGTTCGTAGTCTTTGCGCAGCGCCTGCGGAATCGATGCGCGCGAAACGCCTTGCGAGCCGTCGCAACCAATCACGAAGTCGCATTGCAGTTCATACGATTCGCCTTCGTGGCGATAGCGGATCGACGGCTTGTCGGTATCGATGCCGTGAATCGATGTGTCCGATACGCCGAAACGCAGCGCACCGTTTGCCGCGACACGCGCCGCGACCAGGTCTTTGATCACTTCGTGCTGCGCGTAGACGGTGATCGAATGTCCGGTGAGATCCGTCAGATCGATGCGGCGGCGCTTGCCTTCGAAAGCCAGTTCGAAGCCATGATGCAGCGCGCCCTCTGCTTTCATGCGCGCGCCGACGCCCGCTTCGGTCAGCAGGTCCATCGTGCCCTGTTCGAGCACACCGGCGCGGATGGTGGATTCGATCTGTTCGCGACTACGCGTTTCGAGCACGACCGACTCGATGCCGCGTTGATGAAGAAGGTGGGAAAGCAGCAGGCCCGCGGGCCCGGCACCGATGATGCCAACTTGGGTGCGCATGAGTTGTCTCCTGAATGCGGCGAGTGATTTGCGCTCAGTGTGACGATCGGGTGGTGTATCCCGCAACGCGATATGACGGATAGGCTGTATCGCTTATGGCGATAGACAGTCTATCCGGGACGCTCGCGGCGATGGGTTGCATCGGGCGCTAACGCTTGCCAGCCGGGGCTTTTGGCCCATGTCTGGCGATAACGGTTTGTCTTGACTGCACTTTGCAGGCTCAAGGTAAACCCCGAGCTTGCTTTGGCGGTAGTTAGCCTAGAAACAGGCGGTAAACCGGGTTCTTCGTCTCTTCCCAGTACGGATAGCCGAGCGTCATAAGGAATTTTTCGAACCCGTCGTTCTCGGTCATCGGCACCTGGATGCCGACGAGGATCGAGCTGTAGTCCGCGCCCTGGTTGCGGTAATGAAACAGGCTGATATTCCAGTTCGGCGCCATCGACGACAGGAATTTCATCAGCGCGCCCGGCCGTTCGGGAAACTCGAAACGGAACAGGCGTTCGTCGTGCGCCAACGGCGAACGACCGCCGACCATGTAGCGGATGTGCTGCTTCGACAGTTCGTCGAAAGTCAGATCGACGGTGGCGAAGCCGTGAGTTTCGAATGCGCCTGCAATCTGCACGGACTCGCTGCGGTTTTTTGTTTGCACGCCGACGAAGATATGCGCCGAATTCGCGTCTGCGATACGGTAGTTGAATTCGGTGACGCTGCGCGTGCCGACCAGCTCGCAGAAGCGCCGGAAGCTGCCGCGTTCTTCGGGGATCGTCACCGCGAAAACCGCTTCGCGTGCTTCGCCGACTTCGGCGCGTTCCGCCACGAAACGCATGCGGTCGAAGTTCATGTTCGCGCCGGACGTGATCGCGATCAGCGTCTGGTTTTCGATGCCTTCTCTTTCCGCGTACTGCTTGGCACCCGCTACCGCCAGTGAGCCGGCTGGTTCAAGCACGCTGCGCGTGTCCTGGAACACGTCCTTGATGGCGGCGCACAACGCGTCGGTATTCACGAGCAGCACATCGTCGAGATATTCGCTGCACAGGCGGAAGGTTTCTTCGCCGACCAGCTTCACGGCCGTGCCGTCCGAGAACAGGCCCACTTCGTTCAGCGTGACGCGCTCGCCTGCTTTCAGCGACGCGGCCATCGCGCACGAATCGTCGGTCTGCACGCCAATCACCTTGATCTCCGGGCGCACCGATTTCACGTATGCCGCGACGCCCGCCGCCAGACCGCCGCCGCCAATCGGCACGAAGATCGCGTGAATCGGACCTTGATGCTGGCTTAGAATTTCCATCGCCACTGTGCCTTGGCCTGCAATCACGTACGGGTCATCGAACGGATGCACGAAGGTCAGGCCGCGTTCTTCCTGGAGCTTCACCGCATGGCCGTAGGCGTCGCTATACGACTCGCCGAACTGCACGACTTCGACCGTTGCGCCGCCATGCGCGCGCACCGCATCGACCTTCACCTGCGGCGTGGTAGTGGGCACCACGATGATCGCCTTCACACCCATGCGAGCCGCCGACAACGCCACACCCTGCGCATGATTGCCTGCCGACGCGGTAATCACGCCACGCTGCAACGCATCCGCCGGAATATGCGCCATCTTGTTGTACGCGCCGCGCAGCTTGAACGAGAACACCGGCTGGTTATCCTCGCGCTTCAGATACACCGGATTACGCAGCCGCGCCGACAGATTCGGCGCATGTTCGAGTTCGGTCTCGCGGGCCACGTCGTAGACGCGCGCGGTCAGGGTCTTTTTCAGGTAGTCGTGACGCAACGCGACGCTATCGGATGCATCGGCTGCATGTTCGAATTCGAATAATGACAAGGCAAGCTCCTGGGTGGCAAAGACGAATCAGCAAAGAGTTCACCAGGAGGCAGGCAGCGCGGACATAAAAAAACCCGCCTCGTGGGGCGGGTTAATGTGTCACTGCTACCAGACGCGCGCTAACCCACCATTCGATGAATGATGCTAATAATCAGCGCAATACGGATGTGGGTGCAGTTCATACGTTCGATCTTCGTTGACTTGACGGTCTTTGTCAATCCTTGTGGATGGCGCGAGAAGATGTGGGACGCGTCCATCGACGCGCCCCACATCACGCCAGGAAATTCAATCGTGCGCGCCGCTCTGCTTTTTAAAGGCAACCAGAATGCGCTGTTCCAGCGAGTTATAGTCGCCGCCGAAATGGTGATCCCCGCCTGTGCGAATCACGTCGATACCGGTCGTGGTCAGCGCCGGACACAACGTATCTTTCTCGTCCGCGCCATAAAAGCATTGCACGATGGCAGGCGGCACACGCGTCAGTTCAGGCCGCACTTTCAGAGCCTTGTCGCTGGCCGGCATACCGAGCCATCCGCCCACGCGAATCTGAAAATCGGCGTCGGGTGCAAAACCCAGCAATGAAATCAGCGAGACCTTCGCGCGCTGCGCTTCAGGCAAGCGGTTATACGCGAACGGCATAACATCGGCGCCAAACGAATAGCCGACCAATGCGATGTGCTGAGCGTGCCAACGCGCGCTGTAGGTTTGCATCACGCGTGCGAGGTCGCGGCTGGTTTGCGCAGGCGGCTTCTCGCTCCAGAAATAACGCAGACTGTCCCAGCCGATCACCGACACGCCGTCTTTCTGCAAAGCCTGCGCGATGGTCTTGTCGAGATCGCGCCAGCCACCGTCGCCGGAAATCACGATCGCCATCAGCCCGTTCGGATGTGCCGCGGGCAATTCGATCAGCGGCAGGTCGGAGACATCGTCATCGCTGGTCGATACCGCCTGCAAATGCGGCGTGACCAGCGACACGAGCCGCTCGCGATCCGCGCTACCCGTGGTGGCCTTTTCGACGAAACCCGGCACCTTGTCGCGAATCACCGTCGGGTCTGGCGGACACGGCTGGAAACGCGCATCGAGATTGCGTTCGGCATCGACCGATACAGCGCCGGCGATCGTATTCGACGGCGCCTGTTCGAGCACATGCATTGCGAGCGTCGCGCCCTGGCCCGTACCGACGACGATCGGCGCGAAATAATGGCTCGATTGCGACTGCCGTTCGAGCTGATGGCTCAACGCTTCAGCATCGCCCACCAGTTGATGGCAGGCCTCTTTCTTCGCGTTCAGATTGGCCGCATAACGCGCGGTGTCCACGCCGACCGTCAACGCACCGGCTTTGGCAAGCGCATCGGCGCTCTGCTGGTCCGCCGCGCTCCAGCCGCTCGCCTGCGAATACAGCACGACGAAGCCGCGCAACGGGCCGGCTGGCTGTGTCACCGTGACGTCGCCATAGCGGCCGCCCGGCACGGTAGTGGTAGATGCCTGCGCGAAGGTGGCGCAAGTCACGAGGCCCGCTGCGGCAGCGAGTTTGAAGAATGGATGCAATGTCATGAACGCCGGCCTCCCGCCAGCAATGACAGGTCCGCGAGCGTGAAGAACACGCCCACCGAACCCGACGCCGCGAGATAACGCGGCTCCCAATGCGGCTGGAACTTGCTCTTGAAAGCACGCAGTCCGCGGAAGTTATAGAAGCGGCCGCCGAAGCGCCAGATGATGCCGGCCAGCCGATGCCATCGCGAAGCGAGCGGCGTCGGCAGCATGCCGGAGAGCGGCGCAATGCCGAGACTGAGCGAGCGGAAACCCGCCTGCTTCAGATGCAGCGCCAGTTGCGTGAACAGATATTCCATCGCGTACGGCGACGCGCTTTCCACATGCCGCATCACGCCGACTGTTGCCTCGGTATTCATATCGGTCGTCATGAACGTGACGAACGCAGCGGGCTCGCCGTTCTGGCGAACCAGCATCACCGATTGCGCGGCGAGGTACTCGTCGGTGAACGCGGCCACCGAGAAACTTTTCTCGCGCGCATCGCGGCTATCGAGCCAGCCATCGGAAATCTGACGCAGCGTTTCGAGCGATGCGGGCACGTTGGCCTGATCGATCACTTCGACCGTAAAGCCATCGCGGTCGCCACGCTTGAGCGCGTAACGTAGATGCGCACGATGCGAGCCCTTCAGATCGAAATCGTCGAGCACGACGTGCGCTTCCTCGCCGAGTTTCATCAGCGTGAGACCGGCGTCGAGATACAGCGGCAATGCGTTCGCGCGAACCTGGTAGAACGCGGCGCGG from the Paraburkholderia fungorum genome contains:
- a CDS encoding helix-turn-helix domain-containing protein, with the translated sequence MRKIPNYDLYGESARPPWYDAFNFEWIAERSRPNDWHIAAHRHDALLQILYIRSGGGHVLIESEKLSIEPPCILLIPAQTVHGFVFSPDVDGLVITAAQRALESISKAVSPGLLPVLQRPALIPVRPVLGEGTLMPLFGLLEQEFRGSARGHIAAGMSLMIALFVQVARLTDAASATGAAVNDRRAAQIKRLRELVAAHVREHQPIEFYAGKLGVTAAQLGRICRDELGQSPMSLVNDQLIREAQRDLVYSGMTIKQIAHALGFEDSAYFSRYFRKQTGVTPTEFQAAAHRDLSLN
- a CDS encoding 4-hydroxybenzoate 3-monooxygenase, with amino-acid sequence MRTQVGIIGAGPAGLLLSHLLHQRGIESVVLETRSREQIESTIRAGVLEQGTMDLLTEAGVGARMKAEGALHHGFELAFEGKRRRIDLTDLTGHSITVYAQHEVIKDLVAARVAANGALRFGVSDTSIHGIDTDKPSIRYRHEGESYELQCDFVIGCDGSQGVSRASIPQALRKDYERVYPFGWFGILCEGPPSSDELIYARHDRGFALISTRSPNVQRMYFQCDPKDSVENWSDDRIWAELHARVDSHDGQKIVDGKIFQKNIVGMRSFVTATMQHGRLFLAGDAAHIVPPTGAKGLNLAVADVRVLTRALNAFYVENRTDLLDGYSETALKRIWRAEHFSYWMTSMMHRIEGASPFEQQLQVAELEYVTTSRPAAMAMAENYVGVAAV
- a CDS encoding SDR family NAD(P)-dependent oxidoreductase is translated as MNEPTRRVAIVTGGASGIGWATAQRFAQDGYSVVVADLHAERARRRAEELGEAHLGIAADVAIEADVIALVSACVERFGRLDVLVNNAGNSDQPYPTIEQNIDAFDRLVDIHLRGTFLACREAAKLMLAQRSGAIVNLGSIAGLAGIPQRNAYSAAKAGIVAMTRSLACEWAREGIRVNAVAPGYVATELVEALERNGQMNLQSIEKRTPMGRLARPDEIARAIGFLASDAASYITGTTLSVDGGWHAYGAAY
- a CDS encoding SDR family NAD(P)-dependent oxidoreductase — protein: MANQIDTAGDRGNSRHWLALDSKVCVVSGAAGGIGSAIARVLGDAGARVALLDRDEEKCRALAQTLNENGVEALAFACDIGDIDSVRGAVAGVEAAFGVADVLVNNAGLLRPGGIEEIGLEAWNAMLRVNLTGYMLCSQQFGHGMLKQRAGAIVHVASVAAHHPQTYSGAYSPGKAGVAMLSKQLAAEWGPRGIRSNTVCPGMIRTPLSAAFYEHGDIEQRRSAMTASRRIGEPQDIADVVAFLASARAAYVNGAEIVVDGGLESMLMDLVPRPGFEAVQFAAR
- a CDS encoding NIPSNAP family protein; the protein is MSSGKPFVDHRIYTIRPRGMAEFIDVFDRLAMPIQVKYLGAPVGFYMSDIGALNQVVHLWGYESIGDYDQRRTARDADPEWPAYLQASAHLIVAQESRIIKRVDFRSLAMLR
- a CDS encoding FAD-dependent oxidoreductase, whose amino-acid sequence is MTDTTRNAVLTCDVLVIGSGAGGLSTAITARKQGLDVIVIEKEPFFGGTTAFSGGVLWIPGNRHAHSNQVHDTREAALRYMRHETGEFFDAAAVDAFLDTGPQMLDFFEKETTVKFVPTLYPDYHPNVDGGVDIGRSVVAAPFDARALGKDIVRLRPPLSTITFIGMMFNSSNADLKHFFNATRSLKSAIYVAKRLAGHLKDLALYRRGVQVTSGNALAARLARSALDLGIPIHTNTAARELTTTGQRVTGALVSGADGEIRIVARRGVVLACGGFSHDVARIATAYPHLKRGGEHVSPVPPGNTGDGVGMAERLGAKVAIRYPQPAAWMPVSRVPMRDGSVGVFPHLLDRYKPGIIGVTRAGKRFTNEANSYHDVGAAMIEACANERETAMWLICDHATIRKYGLGFAKPAPVPLGPLLRNGYLTMGRTLAELARNAGLDGQVLEATVKHYNVGAARGEDTEFGRGTTSFNRYLADPEQRPNPCVAPIGDGPYYALKVLMGDLGTFDGISTKVTGEVLDEAGAPIPGLYAVGNDRASVMGGNYPGAGITLGPIMTFGYITGRHLAGVSDAAAPAQSQPDASQASKTALRTGT
- a CDS encoding MFS transporter, producing MTSPDRSVDVQVFIDEQRFSPFQWTILVLCFLVVAADGFDTAAVGFIAPSLVQQWGIARSSLGPVMSAALVGLGIGALAAGPFADRIGRKTVLALSVFFFGLWSLAAARATSIESLTLLRFFTGLGLGAAMPNAVTLMSEYAPARIRAVAVNAMFCGFSCGLALGGLASAWLIPHFGWPSVLVAGGVGPIVLTVLLILLLPESVQFLAVRRKADQRIARILQRIAPHINLERCRFVARDDRAGHVTHASDARGHSGDGTRAQWALAVVLSSRYRFGTQMLWLAYFMGLLIYYLLTNWLPTLFKDTGFSAEKAALMTSLFPLGGVLGNLCVGWIMDRFVGHRVVALTYALVGVLVLLVGQGVGHQLWLGTLIFLTGAVATSAVTSMSALAASFYPTRARATGVAWMLGVGRIGGVAGALVGAALMGLGWQFGAVFSLLCVPAVIAAGGVYLMMRRVPEDGASSKGAVAAMAGK